From the genome of Symphalangus syndactylus isolate Jambi chromosome 7, NHGRI_mSymSyn1-v2.1_pri, whole genome shotgun sequence, one region includes:
- the HNRNPAB gene encoding heterogeneous nuclear ribonucleoprotein A/B isoform X3 produces MSEAGEEQPMETTGATENGHEAVPEGESPAGAGTGAAAGAGGATVAPPSGNQNGAEGDQINASKNEEDAGKMFVGGLSWDTSKKDLKDYFTKFGEVVDCTIKMDPNTGRSRGFGFILFKDAASVEKVLDQKEHRLDGRVIDPKKAMAMKKDPVKKIFVGGLNPEATEEKIREYFGEFGEIEAIELPMDPKLNKRRGFVFITFKEEEPVKKVLEKKFHTISGSKCEIKVAQPKEVYQQQQYGSGGRGNRNRGNRGSGGGGGGGGQGSTNYGKSQRRGGHQNNYKPY; encoded by the exons ATGTCGGAAGCGGGCGAGGAGCAGCCCATGGAGACAACGGGCGCCACCGAGAACGGACATGAGGCCGTCCCCGAAGGCGAGTCGCCGGCCGGGGCTGGCACGGGCGCCGCGGCGGGGGCTGGAGGCGCGACCGTGGCGCCCCCGAGCGGGAATCAGAACGGCGCCGAGGGCGACCAGATCAACGCCAGCAAGAACGAGGAGGACGCGGG AAAAATGTTCGTTGGTGGCCTGAGCTGGGATACTAgcaaaaaagatttaaaagactATTTTACTAAATTTGGAGAGGTCGTTGACTGTACAATAAAAATGGATCCCAACACTGGACGGTCAAGAGGGTTTGGGTTTATCCTGTTCAAAGATGCAGCCAGTGTGGAGAAG GTCCTAGACCAGAAGGAGCACAGGCTGGATGGCCGTGTCATTGACCCTAAAAAGGCCATGGCTATGAAGAAGGACCCGGTGAAGAAAATCTTCGTTGGGGGTCTGAATCCTGAAGCCACTGAGGAAAAGATCAGGGAGTACTTTGgcgagtttggggag ATTGAGGCCATTGAACTGCCAATGGATCCAAAGTTGAACAAAAGACGAGGTTTTGTGTTTATCACCTTTAAAGAAGAAGAACCCGTGAAGAAGGTTCTGGAGAAAAAGTTCCATACTATCAGTGGAAGCAAG TGTGAGATCAAGGTGGCCCAGCCCAAAGAAGTCTATCAGCAGCAGCAGTATGGCTCTGGGGGCCGAGGAAACCGCAACCGAGGGAACCGAGGCAgcggaggtggtggaggaggtggag GTCAGGGTAGTACAAACTACGGCAAGAGCCAGCGACGTGGTGGCCATCAGAATAACTACAAGCCATACTGA
- the HNRNPAB gene encoding heterogeneous nuclear ribonucleoprotein A/B isoform X1 produces MSEAGEEQPMETTGATENGHEAVPEGESPAGAGTGAAAGAGGATVAPPSGNQNGAEGDQINASKNEEDAGKMFVGGLSWDTSKKDLKDYFTKFGEVVDCTIKMDPNTGRSRGFGFILFKDAASVEKVLDQKEHRLDGRVIDPKKAMAMKKDPVKKIFVGGLNPEATEEKIREYFGEFGEIEAIELPMDPKLNKRRGFVFITFKEEEPVKKVLEKKFHTISGSKCEIKVAQPKEVYQQQQYGSGGRGNRNRGNRGSGGGGGGGGQSQSWNQGYGNYWNQGYGYQQGYGPGYGGYDYSPYGYYGYGPGYDYSQGSTNYGKSQRRGGHQNNYKPY; encoded by the exons ATGTCGGAAGCGGGCGAGGAGCAGCCCATGGAGACAACGGGCGCCACCGAGAACGGACATGAGGCCGTCCCCGAAGGCGAGTCGCCGGCCGGGGCTGGCACGGGCGCCGCGGCGGGGGCTGGAGGCGCGACCGTGGCGCCCCCGAGCGGGAATCAGAACGGCGCCGAGGGCGACCAGATCAACGCCAGCAAGAACGAGGAGGACGCGGG AAAAATGTTCGTTGGTGGCCTGAGCTGGGATACTAgcaaaaaagatttaaaagactATTTTACTAAATTTGGAGAGGTCGTTGACTGTACAATAAAAATGGATCCCAACACTGGACGGTCAAGAGGGTTTGGGTTTATCCTGTTCAAAGATGCAGCCAGTGTGGAGAAG GTCCTAGACCAGAAGGAGCACAGGCTGGATGGCCGTGTCATTGACCCTAAAAAGGCCATGGCTATGAAGAAGGACCCGGTGAAGAAAATCTTCGTTGGGGGTCTGAATCCTGAAGCCACTGAGGAAAAGATCAGGGAGTACTTTGgcgagtttggggag ATTGAGGCCATTGAACTGCCAATGGATCCAAAGTTGAACAAAAGACGAGGTTTTGTGTTTATCACCTTTAAAGAAGAAGAACCCGTGAAGAAGGTTCTGGAGAAAAAGTTCCATACTATCAGTGGAAGCAAG TGTGAGATCAAGGTGGCCCAGCCCAAAGAAGTCTATCAGCAGCAGCAGTATGGCTCTGGGGGCCGAGGAAACCGCAACCGAGGGAACCGAGGCAgcggaggtggtggaggaggtggag GTCAGAGTCAGAGTTGGAATCAGGGCTACGGCAACTACTGGAACCAGGGCTACGGCTACCAGCAGGGCTACGGGCCTGGCTATGGCGGCTACGACTACTCGCCCTATGGCTATTACGGCTACGGCCCCGGCTACGACTACA GTCAGGGTAGTACAAACTACGGCAAGAGCCAGCGACGTGGTGGCCATCAGAATAACTACAAGCCATACTGA
- the HNRNPAB gene encoding heterogeneous nuclear ribonucleoprotein A/B isoform X2, translated as MSEAGEEQPMETTGATENGHEAVPEGESPAGAGTGAAAGAGGATVAPPSGNQNGAEGDQINASKNEEDAGKMFVGGLSWDTSKKDLKDYFTKFGEVVDCTIKMDPNTGRSRGFGFILFKDAASVEKVLDQKEHRLDGRVIDPKKAMAMKKDPVKKIFVGGLNPEATEEKIREYFGEFGEIEAIELPMDPKLNKRRGFVFITFKEEEPVKKVLEKKFHTISGSKCEIKVAQPKEVYQQQQYGSGGRGNRNRGNRGSGGGQSQSWNQGYGNYWNQGYGYQQGYGPGYGGYDYSPYGYYGYGPGYDYSQGSTNYGKSQRRGGHQNNYKPY; from the exons ATGTCGGAAGCGGGCGAGGAGCAGCCCATGGAGACAACGGGCGCCACCGAGAACGGACATGAGGCCGTCCCCGAAGGCGAGTCGCCGGCCGGGGCTGGCACGGGCGCCGCGGCGGGGGCTGGAGGCGCGACCGTGGCGCCCCCGAGCGGGAATCAGAACGGCGCCGAGGGCGACCAGATCAACGCCAGCAAGAACGAGGAGGACGCGGG AAAAATGTTCGTTGGTGGCCTGAGCTGGGATACTAgcaaaaaagatttaaaagactATTTTACTAAATTTGGAGAGGTCGTTGACTGTACAATAAAAATGGATCCCAACACTGGACGGTCAAGAGGGTTTGGGTTTATCCTGTTCAAAGATGCAGCCAGTGTGGAGAAG GTCCTAGACCAGAAGGAGCACAGGCTGGATGGCCGTGTCATTGACCCTAAAAAGGCCATGGCTATGAAGAAGGACCCGGTGAAGAAAATCTTCGTTGGGGGTCTGAATCCTGAAGCCACTGAGGAAAAGATCAGGGAGTACTTTGgcgagtttggggag ATTGAGGCCATTGAACTGCCAATGGATCCAAAGTTGAACAAAAGACGAGGTTTTGTGTTTATCACCTTTAAAGAAGAAGAACCCGTGAAGAAGGTTCTGGAGAAAAAGTTCCATACTATCAGTGGAAGCAAG TGTGAGATCAAGGTGGCCCAGCCCAAAGAAGTCTATCAGCAGCAGCAGTATGGCTCTGGGGGCCGAGGAAACCGCAACCGAGGGAACCGAGGCAgcggaggtg GTCAGAGTCAGAGTTGGAATCAGGGCTACGGCAACTACTGGAACCAGGGCTACGGCTACCAGCAGGGCTACGGGCCTGGCTATGGCGGCTACGACTACTCGCCCTATGGCTATTACGGCTACGGCCCCGGCTACGACTACA GTCAGGGTAGTACAAACTACGGCAAGAGCCAGCGACGTGGTGGCCATCAGAATAACTACAAGCCATACTGA